The DNA sequence CAAGATAAAGACATCTTTATCAGCTGAGAGTAGAAAATATGTATCAATAAGAGAGAGAGTACTGCTGAAGCTAGGTACATATTCTATAATTTTATACATTCATGCTCCTTCCAGAAAGATCTATTTAAATATGAGTTTTGCTAGCTGTTTACAATTCAACTTAAAAAGTATGAAGGTACATTTTAGCTAGCATTGTGGCCAGctttaacagtttttttcaaatggtGGTAGTTTGGCAAAATCTTCATCAGGAAGTCGAGCTGAAGAGTCTGGGGCTGTAAAGATAACACAAACTTATTAATAAGCTGAGGAGTGTTTTTCACAATGGTTTTCCAACTCTGACATTGTCCGTGTTTGAAAATCCTGCCCTACTACTTAAAACCATGGTGGATGAAATACCATGAATTATAGTGTTTTCCTGAACAAGTTGAGTAATCATGGAAAAAATATGCGATGGAAATTAGAATTTACAATTCTGTGACATAAGGTACAGTTTGTCAAATTCAAGGCGCCCAGAGTCCCACTGTTCTTCACTGCATGCAGAGGCAGTAATGTGCAAAATTTCATAGGAACCTGCATCTGAATATGTTATTGCACATTCTGATTAAGTTAGCGGAGGGCTATAAAAACATAGGACCTTGCATGTTTGAGCTTCAATGTATGCTTGTATGTACTATGTATTACATAAAGTGTGCTCTTGCACACAGCATGGTTGAAAAGACAATTACTTTTAATATTTAGTACATGTGCTGTAGGAGCTTTTGGACATGAAAGAAATGCTTCAAAGACAGGCTAGATCTGGGATAACATAAACATGACCAAAATGTGTAACCATTCAGAGCAGGgttttaccattttgtaataTGTCACAAACAAGTTTAAGGCAGGAATATTGAGATAATCtgctgttgtgtctctttggCAGCAGTATTGGTCTACTGCTCAACTCCTTAGGCTTTAAATAACCATTTGCCTAAAAAGCATTACATACAGTCTAAAATGTATGAAATTAGCAAGACAGGTCTGCTATTGAAACCTGCCAGCACAAAGTAAATatccacatacagtattatgTTCATCAGAAGGATAATGAGTAGGTTTTTGAAACTTTTAAGAAATGAACTACCCAGAATTTTTAAATGCTTAACCAATGAGTTAAATAAAACACCTATCTTACAGTCTCAACAGGAAAACCTAGATTTAAATGGTCCATCTAAAAGCACAAAATGTGATGGAATGCTGTGGCACCTGTGGTCTCTCGGTCTGAACCCGCCTCATACATCCAGAGCCATAGATGACCGTGTTCTCAGGTATGACTTCGCAAGTGTTGACCTGACAGAAGGCTCCAATAATACAGCCACTGGTGAGGATCACATTCCTACCGACGTCAGCTAGACAACAAAATAAGAAGATATTTGATACGGTGAGTGACTTTATTAATCTGAATGTTCCATCCTACTCTGCGGACCAAAGTTGCAAACATCCCACCTTTGGATTCAATCACGTTGTTGTCCCCGATTTTCAGGGCTTGTGATACTGTTGGGTGCCAGCTAAGGCAACAATTTGATTTTTGACAGTTATGATTCATGTAATGTttacattattaaaacatttgACTTATTGAATAAGACTGGTCAAGCAAGTCAAAAGGATACCACAGCCAACTTCAAATACATTGTTCATGCCAATGGTCATTGTCTTTGGTTCCACTTCAGACTCTGGTGTGATGTTTTCAGGATAACTGTAGGGCAGAACAAACACGCTTGTAATTATCATGATGGAGTCATGGATCATTTCATAACAGAGACAGCCCATATGCAAAGATGACCAATCATAtatgtgtaacattgatataggcctacatgttaTACTTTGAGGTACACGGAATCTTAAATTACCCATTAATAATCAGAGCTTGCTCCTCGATCAAATTGCCCTCTCCAATCACGATGGGTCCTGCCTCTGCAATGATACGAGCTTTAGGGTGGACTACTGTCCTGGAGCCTGAGGAAAcagattatttaaaaagtaaGTTAAGTTAAATTAACCCAAACTTGTAGAATTAGTTTCAAGTCTAATCCGATTTGCAAAGCAACGCCTTAATTGTATGATTTCTCAGCTACACTGTAGGCTGTAGCATCTTTCCTGCATGTGAAATTAGTCGAAATGGGTTTCGACTAATCTGCACAATGTGTACTGCTATGTCTTACTCCAGATGGCCTCTCTCCTCATAAACATATAGTCCTGAGGATGGATGAGGCTATTCTGACAGTCAACAATGAGCTGGACCCTGAGGTGGTGGATTCCTGGATGTCAGACAGAtgctttctcacacacaccaaATATTCTTGAGGTAACGTTATTTGAGGTAACGTTAATGAAATGCAAGTTTTGTCAAGTCAGCTGTGACTCACGGTACTTGGAAGTAAGCAAAAGCGACATAGCTTACCTATAGTGACATCTCCTCTTATTTCACTTTCAACGCAAACTACGGCTCCAGCGGCTATTTTGACACTAAAAAAAAACGAGAGAAAAAAGGTTGACAATGTTAAGCTAACGTTGCTAGCTAGCCAattcgctaacgttagccctCTAAACTAACGTTAGGTAACGTTACATGGTTACTTCATGGTGGATTTGTTTGTTACAAACTTTTAGCTTAGCGGTTAAACATCAATATTGGACTAACATTAATATTACCTTTTCTGATTATTTTGTTTATCTGCCATTGTGATAGATTAACTCCAGTGGGAGGTGCCGTTAATTCACTCGATTATCGATTTAGAGTCCTTGTTATCAAAGCGTATGCGTATGCGCATGCGTCAGTTGTCAGATGTCTGCTATGCTCTGCTCTGGTGACGCTTACAGGCCATGATGATTATccatggatgtataagcatAAAATCTGATTATTTAAAGATGGAAAGAGTATAGCTCATTTGAAAAACTTGGTCAGGAGGAGACACTTTTAAACACTTATGCCAGCTATTTAAAATATGGGTTTAAATAATGTTACAATACacagtagtaataataataataataataataataataataataataataatagataaaAAGAGACAATATCACATAAACCAAGTCTATAAAATGGGTTTTAGCATAgactaaaaataaagttttaagaGGTAATTGGGGCCAAATTGACCATAGCAACAGAGTGTACAAAGGTTTCCAAGATCTTGTGTGGGATAAGTGCCTcagttatataatataataaactgTCAATTTACAGCACATGCAATAATTTGCAAAAGGATAAGGGCACAGATTGGTTCATCAAACATCACACGCTAGGTCAGCCTGTTATCGTAGCATAGTTACAATAACGTTAAGGTATTTAGCAGCAAGTTGAGGTGGTGATCCACTGAGGGCGACAAACAGGTAATGTTAACGTAATGTACTTTGACCCTCATCGCTCCCACTACAATGTCAAAACAAGAAAGGGTCGGAAGTGGCATCTGCTATGGCAAAAAGGAAACTGAAGAAGTCAAAAGACAAATCTTCAGTTTTAGGGGTAAAACCGGCAAGCCAGGAAGAAATGACACAACGAGAGAAATATATGTTTTCCCTTGCTGCCCTTGCTTTGGTTGTAGCCGTTTGCGCAGTACCACTGACAGCTGAAACATCTTCCTGTAAGTATCCAAGACTGTTGACCAGTGAAACCCTAGTTTATACAGTCAGCAGTATAGTGCTTTATAGCTAGGTGAGCTAAGCTAATTACTTAATGCCCAGTACAATTTGACAACACTTTCTTCCAATTATGTGTTTAAATCACCTTGCAGCAATGACGGTGGCTTTCACCAACCACTTGGAGATTTGCTACGTTATGTTGTTTAGCTAAGTCATGCCATTAGCTCGGGGCTAACTGTCGATAAACTCAAAACAGCACAAACTCAATGAACAGTTGACAGGCCAATAATGAGCTCCAGTCGTTTAAACTTCCCTCCTGTGGGTAGTTTACAGATTAATACAGCATGTGACCACGGGGCTCTGCAGCCAGAACTTCAGCCCTCTCACATGCTTTTCTCTACCAGGCAACAACTAAACTGACTGGCTGTAGCTTAGTTAGATTATTTTTGTTTCACTCTGGCTAACCATCTAGCAACCACAGCCTTTGGTATGGAATAGGATTTTCTCGTCCTTAACGATAGCAGTGAACCATAGGTTTTGAGGTAAGTAACAGAAAGCAAGATTCACCGCTGTAGCATCTGCAAAGGCATTGCAAAGCAACGCCCGCACTGTACGATTTCTCTGATTTACAACATGTCGGTCAACATAGAGTCAGGGAATCTATCCAGTGCAGTAGCAAACATAGTGCTTCTGATTATATGAATGTTGATCATAACGTCGCTTTAGTGAGCAGTGGCTTTACAGTTGGGTGTGGTCAGCTACATTGTAGGCTGTAGCATCTTTTCTGCATGTGGAAATGATTTGCTAATCGGTTTGGACTGATCTGCGCAATGTGCACTGCTAGAGTTAAGagtagccccccccccctcagggaccacaatggaaataaaccCCAGGGATTTATTGTGTTATCctgactttttttctgtcttttttttaatgtatggtGCAAAGCTGTATCGTATCTTATAACAAAATGGTCGAATAAAATCAATCATGTCTTACTCCAGCTGGCCTCTCTCATCATAAGCATATAGTCCTGAGGATGGATGAGGCAGTTCTGACAGTCAACAATGAGCTGGACACTGAGGTGGTGGTGTCCTGGATGTCAGAGCGATGCTTTCAggtactctcacacacaccaaatATTCTCCTCCAGTTGATTCTGTAGCTATATGACTTGTTTCAGATGAGGATAACGATGGATCGTGTTCGGATCTGGAACCTTGTTTCCTTGTGTGCTAGTGTTTGTACCAGCAGCTCGGGGTGGTACCCGCAGGGCCCGGTCCTGGTCAGCCCAGTTCAGTAGACTTTGTTGTGAGCACACAGCATGGAATTACACTACAGCTCAACAGCACCCCTGTTCAGCTGGAGCTCTGCACGTAAGTTAGAGAACACAGACATGTTTTAGCTATCTTGTTGATTTGCAATCTACATATACAAAATGAAAGATCCATAGAGTGACTATGAACACATAGCGTGTTATTTTTAATACCAGGGTCCCATTCCACTTTGGGGAGCACGGGAACTACTCTCTGTGGGTAAAAAATCTGAACGACTCTGCAGTGGTCAACTGCTCCGTAGTGACTGATGCAGACCCTGTCAACAGCTACTTACGTGAGTCTTGTACACATAAATGCATTCATAAGCATGTAGGACTTGGACATGTGTCAAGTGTTTTGACGCTATATTCCTCCCTGTCGCCCTGCTTTATAAACAAGATGCCAAATTTAAATAATGTTCCGCTCTCTCAACACACAGCGATCTTGGTAGCTTTTCTCATCTTTGCTGGACTGGCCTTGGCGTCCGCCATTGGAACAATAATATTAGGGTaaagttatttattatttttgttcttcTCTTGTTACTCCGTAAATCAGAAAATCTACAAAGTCATGTGTACATCTACAAACAAAATCTAATCTACATATGATGTGTTAAATTATGATTTCATTAGATTTAAATCACTTTGTTGAGATATTTGTCGCAGTGCTGTGGCGTAAACCTATCTTGCTGAGATTACTGCCAAGTACAGAGAGCCCCTGCTGCTGTATTCCTGTGTCTCAAGTGTATTATGGAATTACTCCTAAACTGATTGATTGCTTCTTGTCTAGACTTGATGTAGTGAAGGGTATCCTCTTCCGAATTGGCGGCTCCATGGAGACGGAGAGGCTCATCAACTCAGTGAGTGTTTGTGTAGAGGATATTCTTCCAACTACAAACTGTAGGACTTTATTTAGCCAGATGGTACTATAACTAAAATACAAACCaaataccttttttatttaataggatttgtattttaattttgcattttaaaagcTCTTTGGAAGTTTGTTATGAAAAATGTGACATAactaaaaagtattttttgtgATATATCTTTCAGGCGCTATTAACAGAAACTAATTAAAGGTGTTAGTGGAGAGTTTTACACGCTTTTTGAATGTAgcttataattaaaaaaatattgaatagTAGCACAAAGTCCGTTCCAGGCTGCATGTGTCTAGAAATGTTTTCCAAAAGCGTATAATGGTCAAATCTTCAAGGGAATTTTAATTTTCATAACTTGTAACTGTGTGCAGAAGTGTGTATGATTCCAACATTGTTGATATCTAACTTTCATCATTCAGGAACTGGGCTCCCCTGGCAGGACAGTGTCACTAGTTGCTGACAACATCCTCCCTCCACCCCCCAGCCCCAGCAAGAGGCTGCGATCTCTGGACACATTCAGAGGGTAGACCCCTGCTGCTCAGCTTTCTAAAAAGAATGATCTTAACTGAGTTTACCACTTGGCCTGATCTGTCGTTCTACTGTATCATGTGATTCTCACTGCAGTGTGACATTTTGGCAGATGACTCGGGAATTGTGACTCATTAATGAGCCACTACTGATAATATTAACATGGATCCTGTGACTTAAAGATGTATCATTTGTATCACAGGGGTTTTCTTCCGAAAGTCAACCATTTAGCTGTGTGTCTGGGATATTTTAACTTTGATTAACTTTAACTTTGAAACAAATGTATCCATGTTTCTTAGCTTGTCTTCTTTGGTATAATTTCAATGTCTGCTGCATTTCCTCTGTTTCCTGTCAGTATCGCCTTAGTCATTATGATCTTTGTGAACTATGGAGGGGGACGATACTGGTTCTTTAGACACGAAAGCTGGAATGGTAATCCCCACTTGGTTCtacttatattttatttatttttaaccaaGTCACAAATTATTCACAGATCTTTGTAACGTACCGTGGTATTGTATTTGATTTTAATGCCTGTGTTTTCAATTTGTCTCCTTACAGGCCTTACTGTTGCAGATCTGGTCTTTCCTTGGTAAGCTTAATTTAAATTGTCTTCCCTTCCAAATCTTCGTACTGCAGATTACAGTTGACCCCACTCTTGAATTGGACAGTTATTTAAATACTAATTTCCATTTACACATTTAAgtaaatatagttttttttgtcataataATGTCTCCAGTCCAAATGGTTTATCtatgttttaagcccccaatgtctccttccaggcagagctgcctggaaggcactaggattaggcaatggttagggttaggtgccttgaagtcaacggtcggtcgcagcgctgcctggaaggagacgttgggggcttaaaacaccatagaGCGTCCAAATGCATGTACTGAAAGAGCACCAGAATCATCAGTACCATTGTAGAATTTGTAGGTGTTCAAAAGGAGTTGATGGATTGGATCCATTAGCTGCCTTATTGCTTTAACCAAATAGTGTTTGACCATGTTACCTTTTGTGCTGGTATCATGTatttcaaagtgtttttttgtatttttactaTTGGCTAACTCTGTctacaaaaacaaagtgttgtTAAATACAGGTTTGAATTTTCTTCATGGCAGCTGGATTCGAAAAAGGGCTCGACACTAAAACTTCAACTATCTCTaaagagaataaataaataatcatacTTGACTAAATGAACAAAATGTCATTTTCACCTCCCTCCTCACACTTAGTGTGTCCCTGCTTCACCAGGTTCGTGTTTATAATGGGGACATCCATCGCCTTGTCAATCAACTCCATGCTCCGCGCGGGCTCCACCCGCTGCTCTCTGCTGAGGAAAGTTGTGTGGAGGAGCCTGCAGCTCTTCATCATCGGTGTCTTCATCATCAACCCAAACTACTGCCAGGGACCATGTGAGTATATAAACACACTTATTTGATGTTGATTGTACAAACCATTTAGATGGTTAATACCCCATCTTGTTGGATACCGCTCCAAACTTTGACttatttcttcctttctttcttctgtttGCTTCTATGTTTCTCCCTGCATGTCTGCTGCTCACACTCAATCCTCATCCACTCCACAGTTTCTTGGGACAACCTGCGGATCCCTGGTGTGTTGCAGCGCCTGGCCTGCTCATACTTAGTTGTAGCCTGCCTGGATCTGTTGGTGGCGAGAGGTCATCTTGACATCCTTACAACGGTCAGCCAACAGCCCCATTTTACCCTCATTCTTTAACTTTCTATTAAGTGTTTAACTGGCGCAAGAGCTGCATCATATACAATTGCCATATCTACTGTGGATGCATAAAAGCATTACTATATTCTGAGTTGCTGGATGTGTTCCCTTGTTTACTTTTCTTTGATGTATTTTGAAGAAGAACAAGACATTGTTTGATTGAGGAGTGTCTGTCTATGTTCTCCAGGATGCTTTGTGGGGCCCTGGCCTTGATATCTTGCTGTACTGGCCAGCCTGGCTCTGTGTGCTTTTCTTAGAAATCATCTGGCTATGCATAACTTTCCTGCTTCCTGTGCCAGATTGCCCAACGTGAGTAAAACAGGgtatctttgtctttttgtatcCATGTAAAAGAGAAATGCTCAGCATGCAATAAGGTTTTGACCACTTctaaaaaacatatttgtgtattttttgtatgtgtttgtatgtctgaAATGCAACAGCAGTTCAGTCTGATTATCAGGCGATGCTTTACTAGTGTCTATATCACTACATTTTTTATTCAGACCCAGGTTTAAGATTTCtaaacattttctgtcattGGAATATATTTAGAGAATTGGATTAACAATGCATcataaaggaaattataaaataattaacAATTGGGTGGGGAAAAAGCAGCATCaagatttaaaggtcccatgacatggtgctctttggatgcttttatatagaccttagtagtcccctaatactgtatctgaagtctctttcccgaaattcagccttggtgcagaattacagccactagagccagtcccacaatgagctttccttagtatgtgccatttttgtgtctctagctattgaggaggagagaggggggggcaaggtggagggtgggggtgggggtgtggccttgaccaactgccacttttctcgttttaAAAggcatgatgtctctctcccatgggttggccaaattctctgggtgggcaaagcagagaaaggggaggtgatcttgcttgttatgacctcataaggagcaagattccagaacgggtcatctgagctttcattttctcaaaggcagagcaggacacccagggctcggtttacactaTCACCActatttcaagccaattggggaccatgggcaggctgggggaacgcatattaatgttaaaaaacctcataaagtgaaattttcatgccatgggacctttttaaatcacaatgggcgcctgggtagctcgcCTGGTAGcgcctgtggccctttgctgtatgtcattccgcctctctctcccctttcatgcctaagctgtcctgtcaaaagaTAAAGGCCTAAGATTGAAATCACAATTGATAAAATACCTTAAAATGTCATCCttagttttgtgtttgttttgaaaCCTTAACCTTCCTCTTGATACCCTTTATCCTACATCGATAACACTGACTTCCCCCGACTCTTCTGAACAGAGGCTATCTGGGTCCCGGTGGGATCGGGGACATGGGCCTGTATGCTAACTGCACCGGTGGCGCGGCTGGTTTCATTGACCAATGGCTGCTTGGAGAAAGCCACATCTACCAGACTCCCTCGTCACGGGTTAGTGCCCagcaagacaacccaaacataCAGAGAGTACTCACATTTAGTCTTTTTATGACTTGGGATTTTAAGCTTGAGCTTACGTATCAGGTTTCTCTCTGAGAGGTCCGTGCACAGTTGCTAACCCTGAACATTCTGAAATGACAGGTGATATGAGGGTAAactgtattgtatttacatGAATCCAATTCTGTTTCCATGTTAATGAAGGTGATTTATGCAACTCGTATGCCATACGATCCAGAAGGTGTTCTTGGCAGCATCAACTCTATCCTCATGGCTTTTCTTGGATTACATGTATGTAATGCATATTTTTCTGGTTCGCTCTTCCTTTTTGTCTCTTgcttttattcatattattCGATTGTCAAGATTCATACTAATATAGCTTTTAATTGTCCCCTAGGCAGGAAAAATAATCTTACACTACAGAgatctccacacacacataatgtcaAGATTTCTTATATGGGGTCTCTTGTTGGTACGTACAATAACTTGTTGTATCACATCTTATGCTTCTATAGCATGTTCACATGTGTATCAGTTTATTGGTACTTTGAAGTACATTAAAttagtctttctttttttttttctaaataggATCTCAGTGTCAATGTTTGAGTTCTATGCtacacatttatttcattttgtttttccctTGTAACATACAGGGAGTCATATCAGCAGCTCTGACCAAGTGTTCTACAGACCAGGGCTTCATTCCTGTTAACAAGAACCTATGGTAAAATTGCTTTTAAATGCACTTTGTGGAAGTTTTGGTCAGCGATTTCTTTTTAGTATCTGCTGACTGAATGTTTGAGGAAGTTGCTGCAGGGTAAGCAGTGAAACAAATTATAGGAGACATTGTACCACCTTATCTCTATCCTATCACTCTATCTTTGGTTCATAGGTCttgttttttaatgcatttcTTATTACTTTAGTGTTGTAGGACTTTATTGTAGTTCTGATACTATTTCTTGTTCTACTGTatggtatgttttttttttttgtgcttacGGTCATTTATGTTTTGGTGGGCCAGTGACAATTTTCCAGCTTGGTGGACAACAAATGTTGTAGTCCCCACTATGTGAGTGAGATCCCTCTCCAACCTCACACTTTCTGGGTTTCcacatttttgtttcatttctaGCCAGCTACCTCTCCCACCCTAaatatcaaacacacacatattcatcaGAAAATGGAGTCCAAGAGTGTGACTAGCTCAAATTCTGAACTTTAGGCCAAAGTTTTCACCCATCCATGCTAGTGCTTGGGAGCATCAACACAGTCCGAAGTTGTTAACCTTCAGCACAAGCTAGTGCAAATTATTGCAGGGATTTTGTGGAGGCGTTGTGTCTTGCATGAAAGTTAGACAAGAGAGAAATAATAGAAAGTCTGCAAACAAATGAAATCTCCCCATAACTACAGGGATATCTTTGATACATATTTGCAGTAGCCTGCCTTCAACAATGctgtatgtgtctgttcatTTCTAGGTCTCTGTCCTATGTGACAACACTGGCCTGTTTCGCTTATGTGCTGCTAGTGCTGGTCTACTACACAGTGGATGTGAAGAAGTGGTGGTCTGGAGCACCTTTCTACTACCCTGGTGAGCATTGCACTGTATTGTCAGATTTACACTCTCAGGGTTTTCCTTGTCGttataaggtttaggtgcagcacccgaaCCGTTTTATGCAGCACCTAAGccgaatgaatgaatgtaactaAAATACTTTTCACAGATGTATGGATTGTAGTTGGTTaccagtggacttctttagctttaagttttgtctttacatttttttgagtGTTAATCATTTagtatctgctctagcttttccaacgttttagacacataTGGTGATAACGctctaaaataataataataaaatgtaaaaaaagacgCAGAACTAccacaaagggacacaaaccGACTACAAAAAGACACCAactgaccacagagacccaaaacaagccaaaagaaaacaaaaatgatcaaTAAGATACActacacgactacaaagagacaaaaacccacaaagagacacaaaatgtatggGGAAATTGCATTTTTGTATTCAAAGCCCCTGCCACCTATGCCATATgcgcacctaagtcttccacaaagctagggaaaacactgcacTCAGGATCAGTAGTTAATTTTACATAGAGGTCAAGTGTTTGTGCCGATGTAGTTTAATAATAGAGCTTGTATGATTTATTAAGTCTACACAATCACTGATGTGTCTAACTTCTGTCTGTAAGGGAACAGAGAACTTAGATCTACCAAATTTACAACTTTTAAATTCACTCTTCACTCTGACTTTTGTGATTCCAGGTATGAACTCCATCCTGGTGTATGTGGGCCATGAAGTGTTTGAGGAGTACTTCCCCTTCCGTTGGCGAATGGCCAACAGCCAATCCCACACCGAGCACCTCACCCAGAATCTCGTGGCTACTTTGTGTTGGGTCTTCATCTCCTACATGCTCTACAGAAAGAAAATTTTCTGGAAAATTTAGAAGCGGAACCCCTGATCCCCCTGATGGGACATTCACACAACAATACCAGAGGACATTGTTTACATCAGAATTGCTGGAGTTaaaatctgaaaacatttggaaaGCGGGAAACAGGAGActgatttattttgtcaaaaCAATGGTGGTTCTCTGTCTCTGAACATATGTTGGTTTCTTCTTTTAAACGGCACAtcttttgggggtgggggggtttatttctttttcattttcagtcaCTACTTTATAGGACCATACaacaacacttttttcaaagatcTTCACATATGAAGCAGCTCACCTCTGCCAAATATCTTAACTGACTCAGGAACTACTTGTCCAAGAATATTTTGAGAATTTGATACTATGAACACTGACATTGTTAATCTGTTTTTTGACACTGTATAGAAGCTGGTTTTCATTCCTCATCTGATAGCACAGACTACAGCAGCAGGGTGTTGAAGGAGAGGTTTAATAAGCCTGTGTTAACTTCCCCTTGAGAGAATCCC is a window from the Perca fluviatilis chromosome 1, GENO_Pfluv_1.0, whole genome shotgun sequence genome containing:
- the hgsnat gene encoding heparan-alpha-glucosaminide N-acetyltransferase isoform X2, with the protein product MDEAVLTVNNELDTEVVVSWMSERCFQCLYQQLGVVPAGPGPGQPSSVDFVVSTQHGITLQLNSTPVQLELCTVPFHFGEHGNYSLWVKNLNDSAVVNCSVVTDADPVNSYLPILVAFLIFAGLALASAIGTIILGLDVVKGILFRIGGSMETERLINSELGSPGRTVSLVADNILPPPPSPSKRLRSLDTFRGIALVIMIFVNYGGGRYWFFRHESWNGLTVADLVFPWFVFIMGTSIALSINSMLRAGSTRCSLLRKVVWRSLQLFIIGVFIINPNYCQGPFSWDNLRIPGVLQRLACSYLVVACLDLLVARGHLDILTTDALWGPGLDILLYWPAWLCVLFLEIIWLCITFLLPVPDCPTGYLGPGGIGDMGLYANCTGGAAGFIDQWLLGESHIYQTPSSRVIYATRMPYDPEGVLGSINSILMAFLGLHAGKIILHYRDLHTHIMSRFLIWGLLLGVISAALTKCSTDQGFIPVNKNLWSLSYVTTLACFAYVLLVLVYYTVDVKKWWSGAPFYYPGMNSILVYVGHEVFEEYFPFRWRMANSQSHTEHLTQNLVATLCWVFISYMLYRKKIFWKI
- the LOC120547284 gene encoding dynactin subunit 6-like — protein: MADKQNNQKSVKIAAGAVVCVESEIRGDVTIGSRTVVHPKARIIAEAGPIVIGEGNLIEEQALIINGYPENITPESEVEPKTMTIGMNNVFEVGCVSQALKIGDNNVIESKADVGRNVILTSGCIIGAFCQVNTCEVIPENTVIYGSGCMRRVQTERPQPQTLQLDFLMKILPNYHHLKKTVKAGHNAS
- the hgsnat gene encoding heparan-alpha-glucosaminide N-acetyltransferase isoform X1; its protein translation is MAKRKLKKSKDKSSVLGVKPASQEEMTQREKYMFSLAALALVVAVCAVPLTAETSSSGLSHHKHIVLRMDEAVLTVNNELDTEVVVSWMSERCFQCLYQQLGVVPAGPGPGQPSSVDFVVSTQHGITLQLNSTPVQLELCTVPFHFGEHGNYSLWVKNLNDSAVVNCSVVTDADPVNSYLPILVAFLIFAGLALASAIGTIILGLDVVKGILFRIGGSMETERLINSELGSPGRTVSLVADNILPPPPSPSKRLRSLDTFRGIALVIMIFVNYGGGRYWFFRHESWNGLTVADLVFPWFVFIMGTSIALSINSMLRAGSTRCSLLRKVVWRSLQLFIIGVFIINPNYCQGPFSWDNLRIPGVLQRLACSYLVVACLDLLVARGHLDILTTDALWGPGLDILLYWPAWLCVLFLEIIWLCITFLLPVPDCPTGYLGPGGIGDMGLYANCTGGAAGFIDQWLLGESHIYQTPSSRVIYATRMPYDPEGVLGSINSILMAFLGLHAGKIILHYRDLHTHIMSRFLIWGLLLGVISAALTKCSTDQGFIPVNKNLWSLSYVTTLACFAYVLLVLVYYTVDVKKWWSGAPFYYPGMNSILVYVGHEVFEEYFPFRWRMANSQSHTEHLTQNLVATLCWVFISYMLYRKKIFWKI